Proteins from one Ficedula albicollis isolate OC2 chromosome 21, FicAlb1.5, whole genome shotgun sequence genomic window:
- the ZMYND12 gene encoding zinc finger MYND domain-containing protein 12 isoform X2 gives MAGPPRCELCGARAAPLRCPGCRLTYYCDVSHQRTDWISIHGHICHLLIPVLGPQPCFHSEKDRKDGKEQLLRRQESLIAVALSTAQGFVWAGKPLKAIPAALQALRFSSQVFGSDSLQLVPIFLLLAEASAGTGRLRQAAKYLSQAQWIVLQTPDCSAALQSKLYRGLGLFSIAEGNLDQALYHLANDVYLATAEFGLNSVEVSGGYFHMANIFFHQNKMDTANSLYTEVSSLWHDWLLSSLQGHQRMLRARAEASPFSEDEEDVKDGMTEAQREEGMQVLWAVLKVREQGPLQHPGETARVLHALAMIHYLGLDLAKAWEVGMKAFDLAKQLPQQDSLETISHLLELINAQFSHTT, from the exons TGATGTCTCCCACCAGAGAACTGACTGGATCAGCATCCATGGCCATATCTGCCACCTGCTCATCCCAGTCCTTGGGCCCCAGCCCTGTTTCCACTCcgaaaaagacagaaaagatggcaaggagcagctgctgaggaggcaG gaatccCTCATTGCTGTGGCGttgagcacagcccaggggttTGTGTGGGCAGGCAAGCCCCTGAAAGcaattcctgcagcactgcaggcactgcGCTTCAGCTCCCAAGTGTTCGGCTCTGACTCCTTGCAGCTCGTGCCCATTTTTCTGCTACTGGCTGAGGCCTCCGCGG GCACTGGCCGTCTCCGGCAGGCAGCCAAGTATCTGTCCCAAGCCCAGTGGATCGTCCTCCAAACCCCAGACTGCAGCGCTGCTCTTCAGTCTAAGTTGTACCGTGGGCTCGGGCTTTTCTCTATTGCTGAAGGAAACCTGGACCAGGCTTTGTATCACCTGGCCAATGAT GTTTACCTGGCTACTGCTGAGTTTGGACTAAATTCTGTTGAGGTCTCTGGAGGTTACTTCCACATGGCCAACATTTTCTTCCACCAGAATAAAATGGATACAGCGAACTCACTCTATACTGAG GTGAGCAGCCTCTGGCATGACTGGCTGCTGAGCTCTCTTCAGGGGCACCAGCGCATGCTCCGGGCCCGGGCAGAAGCATCACCGTTCTCCGAGGATGAGGAAGACGTCAAGGATGGGATGA CTGAAGCCCAGCGCGAGGAAGGAATGCAggtgctgtgggcagtgctgaAGGTCCGGGAACAGGGaccactgcagcatcctggggaAACAGCCAGAGTCCTGCATGCCCTGGCCATGATCCACTACCTGGGCCTGGATTTAGCCAAG GCCTGGGAGGTGGGGATGAAAGCCTTCGACCTGGCCAAGCAGCTGCCTCAGCAAGACTCTCTAGAAACCATCAGTCACCTGCTGGAGCTGATTAATGCCCAGTTTTCCCACACCACATAA
- the SLC2A1 gene encoding solute carrier family 2, facilitated glucose transporter member 1 isoform X1, giving the protein MTARLMLAVGGAVLGSLQFGYNTGVINAPQKVIEDFYNRTWLYRYEEPISPATLTTLWSLSVAIFSVGGMIGSFSVGLFVNRFGRRNSMLMSNILAFVSAVLMGFSKMAFSFEMLILGRFIIGLYSGLTTGFVPMYVGEVSPTALRGALGTFHQLGIVLGILIAQVFGLDLIMGNDSLWPLLLGFIFVPALLQCIILPFAPESPRFLLINRNEENKAKSVLKKLRGTTDVSSDLQEMKEESRQMMREKKVTIMELFRSPMYRQPILIAIVLQLSQQLSGINAVFYYSTSIFEKSGVEQPVYATIGSGVVNTAFTVVSLFVVERAGRRTLHLIGLAGMAGCAILMTIALTLLEQMPWMSYLSIVAIFGFVAFFEIGPGPIPWFIVAELFSQGPRPAAFAVAGLSNWTSNFIVGMGFQYIAQLCGSYVFIIFTVLLVLFFIFTYFKVPETKGRTFDEIASGFRQSGGGQSDKTPDEFHSLGADSQ; this is encoded by the exons ATGACGGCTCGCCTGAtgctggctgtgggaggagCGGTGCTGGGCTCCCTCCAGTTCGGATACAACACTGGCGTCATCAACGCCCCGCAGAAG GTGATTGAGGATTTCTACAACCGCACGTGGCTGTACCGATACGAGGAGCCCATcagccctgccaccctcacCACGCTCTGGTCCCTCTCTGTTGCCATCTTCTCTGTTGGGGGCATGATTGGCTCCTTCTCTGTGGGGCTCTTTGTCAATCGCTTTGGAAG aCGCAATTCCATGCTGATGTCCAACATCCTTGCCTTCGTGTCAGCTGTCCTCATGGGCTTCTCCAAGATGGCTTTCTCCTTTGAGATGCTCATCCTCGGCCGCTTCATCATCGGCCTCTACTCTGGCCTCACCACAGGTTTCGTGCCCATGTATGTGGGCGAGGTGTCCCCTACTGCCCTGCGGGGGGCCTTGGGGACCTTCCACCAGCTTGGCATCGTCCTGGGCATCCTCATCGCACAG GTGTTTGGTTTGGACTTGATCATGGGAAATGATTCTCTCTGGCCGCTGCTGCTGGGCTTCATCTTcgttcctgccctgctgcagtgcaTCATCCTGCCGTTCGCCCCTGAAAGCCCCCGGTTCCTGCTCATCAACCGCAACgaggaaaacaaagccaagaGTG TCCTCAAGAAGCTGCGAGGCACAACGGATGTGAGCAGCGATCTGCAGGAGATGAAGGAGGAGAGCCGGCAGATGATGAGGGAGAAGAAGGTCACCATCATGGAGCTGTTCCGCTCACCCATGTACCGCCAGCCCATCCTCATCGCCAttgtcctgcagctctcccagcagctctcaggaatCAATGCT GTCTTCTACTACTCCACCAGCATCTTCGAGAAGTCCGGGGTGGAGCAGCCTGTCTATGCCACCATTGGCTCTGGTGTGGTGAACACTGCCTTCACAGTGGTCTCA CTGTTCGTGGTGGAGCGAGCCGGGCGCAGGACCCTGCACCTCATTGGGCTGGCGGGGATGGCTGGATGTGCTATTCTCATGACCATTGCCCTCACACTGCTG GAGCAAATGCCCTGGATGTCCTACCTCAGCATTGTGGCCATCTTTGGGTTTGTGGCCTTCTTTGAGATCGGCCCAGGCCCCATCCCGTGGTTCATCGTTGCGGAGCTGTTCAGCCAAGGCCCCCGTCCTGCTGCTTTCGCTGTGGCTGGGCTCTCCAACTGGACCTCCAACTTCATCGTGGGAATGGGCTTCCAATACATTGCG CAACTCTGCGGCTCCTACGTCTTCATTATCTTCACGGTGCTGCTTGTGCTCTTCTTCATCTTCACCTACTTCAAAGTACCGGAGACCAAAGGCCGGACCTTTGACGAGATTGCCTCGGGCTTCCGGCAGAGCGGGGGCGGCCAGAGCGACAAGACCCCGGACGAGTTCCACAGCCTGGGCGCCGACTCGCAG TGA
- the SLC2A1 gene encoding solute carrier family 2, facilitated glucose transporter member 1 isoform X2, with translation MTARLMLAVGGAVLGSLQFGYNTGVINAPQKVIEDFYNRTWLYRYEEPISPATLTTLWSLSVAIFSVGGMIGSFSVGLFVNRFGRRNSMLMSNILAFVSAVLMGFSKMAFSFEMLILGRFIIGLYSGLTTGFVPMYVGEVSPTALRGALGTFHQLGIVLGILIAQVFGLDLIMGNDSLWPLLLGFIFVPALLQCIILPFAPESPRFLLINRNEENKAKSVLKKLRGTTDVSSDLQEMKEESRQMMREKKVTIMELFRSPMYRQPILIAIVLQLSQQLSGINAVFYYSTSIFEKSGVEQPVYATIGSGVVNTAFTVVSLFVVERAGRRTLHLIGLAGMAGCAILMTIALTLLEQMPWMSYLSIVAIFGFVAFFEIGPGPIPWFIVAELFSQGPRPAAFAVAGLSNWTSNFIVGMGFQYIAQLCGSYVFIIFTVLLVLFFIFTYFKVPETKGRTFDEIASGFRQSGGGQSDKTPDEFHSLGADSQV, from the exons ATGACGGCTCGCCTGAtgctggctgtgggaggagCGGTGCTGGGCTCCCTCCAGTTCGGATACAACACTGGCGTCATCAACGCCCCGCAGAAG GTGATTGAGGATTTCTACAACCGCACGTGGCTGTACCGATACGAGGAGCCCATcagccctgccaccctcacCACGCTCTGGTCCCTCTCTGTTGCCATCTTCTCTGTTGGGGGCATGATTGGCTCCTTCTCTGTGGGGCTCTTTGTCAATCGCTTTGGAAG aCGCAATTCCATGCTGATGTCCAACATCCTTGCCTTCGTGTCAGCTGTCCTCATGGGCTTCTCCAAGATGGCTTTCTCCTTTGAGATGCTCATCCTCGGCCGCTTCATCATCGGCCTCTACTCTGGCCTCACCACAGGTTTCGTGCCCATGTATGTGGGCGAGGTGTCCCCTACTGCCCTGCGGGGGGCCTTGGGGACCTTCCACCAGCTTGGCATCGTCCTGGGCATCCTCATCGCACAG GTGTTTGGTTTGGACTTGATCATGGGAAATGATTCTCTCTGGCCGCTGCTGCTGGGCTTCATCTTcgttcctgccctgctgcagtgcaTCATCCTGCCGTTCGCCCCTGAAAGCCCCCGGTTCCTGCTCATCAACCGCAACgaggaaaacaaagccaagaGTG TCCTCAAGAAGCTGCGAGGCACAACGGATGTGAGCAGCGATCTGCAGGAGATGAAGGAGGAGAGCCGGCAGATGATGAGGGAGAAGAAGGTCACCATCATGGAGCTGTTCCGCTCACCCATGTACCGCCAGCCCATCCTCATCGCCAttgtcctgcagctctcccagcagctctcaggaatCAATGCT GTCTTCTACTACTCCACCAGCATCTTCGAGAAGTCCGGGGTGGAGCAGCCTGTCTATGCCACCATTGGCTCTGGTGTGGTGAACACTGCCTTCACAGTGGTCTCA CTGTTCGTGGTGGAGCGAGCCGGGCGCAGGACCCTGCACCTCATTGGGCTGGCGGGGATGGCTGGATGTGCTATTCTCATGACCATTGCCCTCACACTGCTG GAGCAAATGCCCTGGATGTCCTACCTCAGCATTGTGGCCATCTTTGGGTTTGTGGCCTTCTTTGAGATCGGCCCAGGCCCCATCCCGTGGTTCATCGTTGCGGAGCTGTTCAGCCAAGGCCCCCGTCCTGCTGCTTTCGCTGTGGCTGGGCTCTCCAACTGGACCTCCAACTTCATCGTGGGAATGGGCTTCCAATACATTGCG CAACTCTGCGGCTCCTACGTCTTCATTATCTTCACGGTGCTGCTTGTGCTCTTCTTCATCTTCACCTACTTCAAAGTACCGGAGACCAAAGGCCGGACCTTTGACGAGATTGCCTCGGGCTTCCGGCAGAGCGGGGGCGGCCAGAGCGACAAGACCCCGGACGAGTTCCACAGCCTGGGCGCCGACTCGCAGGTGTAA